GGCCGCTCGCCCCGAGCGCGCTGCGTGGGATCGGCGCACCGGCGATGCAGAGGACCGCCGCGGCGATTACCCGACTGTCATGGCGGCGGGCGGCGACGTCGGCGGCGGCGAGTTCGACACAATGCGCTATCTCATCCGCGGCTGTACGAAAGAGCGGAACGAAGGGGAAGGCGCGGGCGAGAGCCTCCGCCGTAGTGACCGCGAGATGATGGCGACCGAAGAGGTGCGCACGCTCGTGAGCGAGGACGGCAGCCAGTTGCTCGGCATCCAGACGTTGGATGACCCCACTCGTCACGACAATTCTGCGCACCCGACCTGGCAGGCAATAAGCGAGCGGGCGGTCGTGCTCGACCACAAGGGCCCCGAGGTCCGGGTCATGGTAAGCGATCGGCGCCAACATGTTCGCGTGCAGACGACGTTCCCGGACGGCGCCCACGAAGCCGCGGGCGAGATGGATGCCCGTCCACGCACAGAGCGCGAACGCGATGCCCAACCCAGTCATCGCGACCAAGGGTTGACCGATGCCCGCATAGTGGCCCCGCAACGCCACCAGCAGCGCGGCTGCCAGCACCGATGCCGTAGCGGCCTGCCACATGGCGATGGCTAGG
The DNA window shown above is from Streptosporangiales bacterium and carries:
- a CDS encoding M48 family metalloprotease; this encodes MPRRSCIFSPNLRLRSPRRFEPHSASCRLRAGLVTVSTVLVGYGLVLAAAGPRILTRSRWMDRAPHLAIAMWQAATASVLAAALLVALRGHYAGIGQPLVAMTGLGIAFALCAWTGIHLARGFVGAVRERRLHANMLAPIAYHDPDLGALVVEHDRPLAYCLPGRVRRIVVTSGVIQRLDAEQLAAVLAHERAHLFGRHHLAVTTAEALARAFPFVPLFRTAADEIAHCVELAAADVAARRHDSRVIAAAVLCIAGAPIPRSALGASGQRVARRVRRMLTQHPPLGRIARTGSATVIIGLLAAPGIIAANPAIAATLDRHCPIPL